Proteins found in one Anabas testudineus chromosome 1, fAnaTes1.2, whole genome shotgun sequence genomic segment:
- the chrna6 gene encoding neuronal acetylcholine receptor subunit alpha-6, which translates to MQPVARRTLLLFLVVLTAHGCHSSKAEDRLFRKLFRRYNQFIRPVENVSDPVTVEFEVSISQLVKVDEVNQIMETNLWLRHIWNDYKLRWTPAEFDGIEFIRVPSNKIWRPDIVLYNNAVGDFLVEDKTKALLKFDGTITWVPPAIFKSSCPMDITYFPFDYQNCSMKFGSWTYDKAKIDLVLIGSKVNLKDFWESGEWEIIDAPGYKHDIKYNCCEEIYPDITYSFYIRRLPLFYTINLIIPCLLISFLTVLVFYLPSDCGEKVTLCISVLLSLTVFLLVITETIPSTSLVIPLIGEYLLFTMIFVTLSIVITVFVLNVHYRTPMTHTMPGWVRSVFLKVLPRIMLMRRPIDEDSKAGGVDSSGEAGGAGGGGGGGGGKGGKKKKNNLMQQVGGGSLNCLDFGDSKLSSIEGCTGKKCHCPCQHVNEAPETPEMGKMTRQLSPQSINTVVAFSVVSPEIKQAIESVKYIAENMRSRNKAKEVEDDWKYVAMVIDRIFLWVFVTVCVLGTVGLFLQPLFGFVS; encoded by the exons ATGCAGCCGGTGGCGAGAAGGACTTTACTGCTTTTTCTGGTGGTTTTGACAGCGCACG GCTGCCACTCCTCCAAGGCAGAGGACCGGCTGTTCAGGAAACTGTTTAGAAGATACAACCAGTTCATCAGACCAGTCGAGAACGTCTCTGACCCCGTCACTGTCGAGTTTGAGGTCTCCATCTCCCAGCTGGTCAAAGTC gatgAGGTGAACCAGATCATGGAAACAAATTTATGGCTCAGGCAT ATATGGAATGACTACAAGCTGCGATGGACGCCAGCAGAGTTTGACGGGATTGAGTTCATTAGAGTTCCATCAAACAAGATCTGGCGCCCTGACATTGTGCTCTACAACAA TGCTGTAGGTGATTTCCTGGTGGAGGATAAGACCAAGGCTCTGCTGAAGTTTGATGGGACCATCACCTGGGTTCCTCCAGCCATTTTTAAATCTTCCTGCCCCATGGATATCACATACTTCCCATTTGACTATCAGAACTGCTCCATGAAGTTTGGCTCCTGGACCTATGACAAAGCCAAGATTGACCTTGTACTTATTGGGTCCAAG GTGAACCTGAAGGACTTCTGGGAGAGTGGTGAGTGGGAAATCATTGATGCTCCAGGATACAAGCATGATATCAAGTACAACTGCTGTGAGGAGATCTACCCAGACATCACCTACTCCTTCTACATCCGGCGCCTGCCACTTTTCTACACCATCAACCTCATCATCCCCTGCCTCCTCATCTCTTTCCTCACAGTGCTGGTTTTCTATCTCCCATCAGACTGTGGAGAGAAGGTCACGCTCTGTATCTCCGTCCTGCTCTCCCTCACTGTGTTCTTACTTGTTATCACTGAGACCATCCCCTCCACGTCGCTGGTCATTCCACTCATTGGAGAGTACCTGCTCTTCACAATGATCTTCGTAACACTCAGCATTGTCATCACCGTCTTTGTGCTAAATGTACATTACCGCACACCAATGACCCACACCATGCCGGGTTGGGTGCGCTCGGTGTTCCTCAAAGTGCTGCCGAGGATTATGCTGATGCGGAGACCAATTGATGAAGACAGCAAGGCTGGGGGGGTGGACAGCAGTGgggaggcaggaggagctggagggggaggaggaggcggaggagggaaaggagggaagaaaaagaagaataactTGATGCAG CAGGTCGGAGGCGGCTCGCTCAACTGTCTGGACTTCGGAGACAGTAAGCTCTCGTCCATCGAGGGCTGCACTGGGAAGAAATGTCATTGCCCCTGCCAACATGTGAATGAAGCCCCAGAAACCCCCGAGATGGGGAAGATGACACGTCAGCTGAGTCCCCAGAGCATCAACACAGTGGTGGCCTTTTCTGTGGTGTCACCCGAGATCAAACAGGCCATTGAAAGTGTCAAATACATAGCTGAAAACATGAGAAGCCGCAACAAGGCCAAAGAG GTGGAGGATGACTGGAAGTACGTTGCCATGGTGATTGACAGAATCTTCCTCTGGGTGTTTGTGACCGTCTGCGTCCTGGGAACCGTGGGCCTCTTCCTCCAGCCGCTTTTTGGCTTCGTCTCATAA